GCCCAGATCGCCCGCTGGGCCCGCGACCGGGGCGGCGCCCCCGACGGCGGCCGCCCCCGCCCCGGCGCGGGCCCCCGCCCGCCCGCCGCGACCGCCGCGCAGGGCCCGGCGCAGCCGTCCTTCACCGGCCCGGCGCTCAACCTGCGCAGCCCCGCCCACCGCACCGAACGGGAACTGCTGAAGCTGGCCCTCCAGTACCCGGCACTGGTGTCCCCGGCGTTCGACGCGTACGGCGCCGACGAGTTCACCGCCCCGCCGTACGCCGCGGTGCGCCGCACCATCGCCGAGGCGGGCGGCGCCGCGCAGGGCGTGGACAACGCCCCCGACTACCTGGCCCGCGTCCGCGAGGCCGCTCCGGACGACACGGTCCGCGCGCTCGTCACGGAGCTGGCCGTGGAGGCCGTCCTGGCCCGCGCGGTGGACGAGGCGTACGCGGGGGAGCAGCTGGTGCAGGTCCGGCTGCGGGCCGTGGACCGCCGCGTACGGGAGGTGCAGGGCTCCCTGACCCGGCTGGGCGCGCACGGCGACCCCGAGCGGCTGGCCGCCGTGCAGAACGAGCTCTGGGTCCTCCAGCAGTACGCCCAGTCGCTGCGCAACCACGGCGCCGCCGCCCTCTGAGGCGCCCCTGCCGGGCCCGGGTTCCGTACCGACGGGTAGTCGCGCCGTCACGCACCGGTCGCAAAAAGTGAGCGCACGACCCTCGTGGCGGTGATGTGTCGTACTCCACACTGGGGGCGGTGACGGACCGAACCGGCAGCGATCACCTGGAGGTCGCCCCCGTGCAGACCCAGACCCTGAACGATGTCGTCCCCGTACAGGACGTCCCTGTGCAGGGCCCCGCGCCGGACCACCCCGAGACGCTTCCCGGCACCCTCCCGGACGGCGTGCCCGGTCTGCTGGACCCGTTCCCCGAGCCGCCGCCCGCGCGCCGCGCCGCGGACCGTGCGGCGGCGGCGCCCTCGTCGGACCTGTTCCGGCAGTACCTGCGGGAGATCGGCCGGATACCGCTCCTGACCGCCGCCGAGGAGGTCGAGCTGGCCCGGCGCGTCGAGGCGGGGCTCTTCGCCGAGGAGAAGCTCGCCCGCACCCCGGACCTGGACTCCCAGCTCGCGGTGGACCTCGACACGCTGGTGGTGCGCGGCCGGATGGCAAAGCGGCGGCTCATCGAGGCGAACCTGCGGCTCGTCGTCTCCGTCGCCAAACGGTACGTCGGCCGGGGCCTGACCATGCTGGACCTCGTCCAGGAGGGCAACCTGGGCCTGATCCGCGCCGTCGAGAAGTTCGACTACGCGCGCGGCTACAAGTTCTCCACGTACGCGACCTGGTGGATCCGCCAGGCGATGTCCCGGGCCCTCGCCGACCAGGCCCGGACCATCCGCGTCCCCGTCCATGTCGTGGAACTGATCAACCGGGTCATCCGGGTCCAGCGCAGCATGCTCCAGGAGCGCGGGCAGGAGCCCACCGCCGAGGAGGTCGCCGCCCGGCTCGACCTGCCGCCCGAGCGGATCGGGGAGGTGCTGCGGCTCGCCCAGGAGCCGGTCTCCCTGCACGCCCCGGTGGGCGAGGAGGACGACGTGGCCCTGGGCGACCTCATCGAGGACGGCGACGCCGCCTCCCCGGTGGAGACCGCGGCGTTCCTGCTGCTGCGGCAGCACCTGGAGGCGGTCCTGTCCACGCTCGGCGACCGCGAACGCGAGGTCGTCCAGCTCCGGTACGGTCTGGCCGACGGGCGGCCCCGCACCCTGGAGGAGATCGGACGTCTCTTCGGCGTGACGCGCGAACGCATCCGCCAGATCGAGTCCAAGACCCTCGGCAAGCTACGGGACCACGCCTTCGCCGAACAGCTCCGCGGCTACCTGGACTGAGCCGCTACCGCCCGCCGCTCTCCCCGGCGTCCCGGCGCGCCGCGCCGCCGCGCGGCCGGCCGAGCCCGGAGCCGAGCCCGAAGCCGAGGACCAGGCCGACCGGCAGGCCGAGGAGGAGGCCCTGCGCCATGTCGTCCATGGCCACGCCGAAGGCGACGCCGACGCCCATGCCGACCGGCAGTCCCAGGGCCATCCCCAGGGCGCCGCCCGCCTTCTCCGCGTCCCGCGGCGTGTCCGCCCGCTCCGGTCCGTCCTCCATGCCGTTCCCCTCTCGCGTTTCCCCGCGTGGTGGTCACGCCGCGCGGTCAGTCCACCTCGGCCACCGCCTGGGCGAACTGCGCCGCGTACAGGCGCGCGTACGGGCCCTTCGCCGCCAGCAGCCCCTCGTGCGTGCCTTGTTCGACGATAGCGCCGTTCTCCATCACCAGGATCACGTCGGCGTCGCGGATCGTGGACAGCCGGTGCGCGATGACGAACGTCGTCCGCCCGTGTGCCAGCCGCGCCATCGCCTTCTGGATCAGCACCTCGGTACGGGTGTCCACCGAGCTGGTCGCCTCGTCCAGGACCAGGATCACCGGGTCGGACAGGAACGCCCGGGCGATGGTGATCAGCTGCTTCTCGCCCGCGCTGACCCCGCCGCCCTCGTCGTCGATGACCGTGTCGTACCCGTCCGGCAGGGTGCGGACGAACCGGTCGGCGTGCGCGGCCCGCGCCGCCGCCTCGATCTCCTCGCGCGTCACCTCGCGGTCCGCGGCGGCGCCGTACGCGATGTTCTCCGCGATCGTCCCGCCGAACAGCCACGTGTCCTGGAGGACCATGCCGATGGACGCGCGCAGCTCCTCCCGCGACATCCGGGCCACGTCCACGCCGTCCAGGACGATCCGGCCGCCCGTCACCTCGTAGAACCGCATCAGCAGGTTGACCAGCGTCGTCTTGCCCGCGCCCGTCGGCCCGACGATCGCGACCGTCTGGCCCGGCGCGACGTTGAGCGACAGGTTCTCGATGAGCGGCTTGTCCGGCTCGTAGCGGAAGGAGACCTTCTCCAGCGTCACCGCCCCGCGCACCTCGGCGGGCCGCTCCAGCGCCGGGGACTCCGGCTGCTCCTCCGCGTCCAGCAGCTCGAATATCCGCTCCGCCGATGCCACACCGGACTGCATCAGGTTCGCCATCGACGCGACCTGCGTCAGCGGCATCGAGAACTGCCGCGAGTACTGGATGAACGCCTGCACATCGCCGATCGACAGCGTCCCGGACGCCACCCTCAGCCCGCCGACCACGGCCACCAGCACGTAGTTCAGGTTCGACACGAAGAACATCAGCGGCTGCATGACGCCGCTGTTGAACTGCGCCCGGAACCCCGCCTCGTACAGCTCCTCGTTCCGCTCGTGGAACTCCCGCGCCGCCTCCTCCTGACGGCCGAAGACCTTCACCAGCGCGTGCCCCGAGTACATCTCCTCGACGTGCGCGTTCACCCGCCCCGTGGCCTGCCACTGCCGGACGAACTGCGGCTGCGACCGCTTGCCCACCCGCGCCGCCACGACCACCGAGACGGGCACCGTCACCAGCGCGACCAGCGCCAGCAGCGGCGAGATCCAGAACATCATCGCGAGCACGCCGACGATCGTCAGCAGCGAGTTGATCAGCTGGCCCATGGTCTGCTGCATGGTCTGGCCGATGTTGTCGATGTCGTTCGTCGCCCGGCTCAGCACCTCACCGCGCTGCGCCCGGTCGAAGTACGCCAGCGGCAACCGCTCCAGCTTCGCCTGCACGTCCTCGCGCAGCCGGTACACGGTCCGGTTGATCACCTTGATCGACATGCGGGTCGACACGAGCATCAGCAGCCCGGCGACCATGTACACGGCCAGCGCCAGCAGCAGCACCTCGCCGACCGCGTCGAAGTCGATGCCCCGGCCCGGTGCGAAGTCCACGCCGGACAGCATGTCCGCGAGCCCGTCATCGCCCTTCTCCCGCAGCGCCCCGACGACCTCCTCCTTGGTGCGGCCCTCCTCCATGCCGCCACCGACGACCCCCGAGAACACCAGGTCCGTCGCCCAGCCGAGGATCTTCGGCCCGACCACGCCCAGCGCCACGCTGAGCACACCGGCCACGAGCATCACCCACAGCGCGGCCTTCTCCCGCGCGAGCTGCCGCAGCAGCCGCCGCAGCGACCCCTTGAAGTCCGCCGACCGGTCGCCCGGACCGCCGCCGGGCCGCATCATTCCGCCAGGACCCGCCATCAGGCAGCCTCCGCCTCGGTCAGCTGGGAGAGCACGATCTCCCGGTACGTCTCGTTGTCCGCCATCAGTTCGTGGTGCCGTCCCGCGCCCACGATCCGGCCCTCGTCGAGGACCACGATCCGGTCGGCGTCACGGATCGTGGAGACCCGCTGCGCGACGATCACCACGGTCGCGTCGGCGGTCTCCCGCGCCAGCGCCTCCCTCAGCCGCGCGTCCGTGCTGTAGTCGAGCGCCGAGAACGAGTCGTCGAACAGGTAGATCTCCGGCCGCTGCACCAGCGTCCGCGCGATCGCGAGCCGCTGCCGCTGCCCGCCCGACACGTTCGTCCCGCCCTGCGCCACCGGCGCGTCGAGCCCGCCCTCCAACTCCCGTACGAAGTCAGCCGCCTGGGCCGTCTCCAGCGCGGCCCACAGCTCCTCGTCCGTCGCGTCGGGCCGCCCGTACCGCAGGTTCGTCGCGACCGTCCCCGAGAACAGGTACGGCCGCTGCGGGACGAGCCCCACCGTGCGGGCGAGCAACGCCTGGTCCAGCTCGCGCACGTCCACGCCGTTCACCAGCACCTGGCCGCCCGTCGCGTCGAACAGGCGCGGCACCAGGCCCAGCAGCGTCGACTTGCCGCTGCCGGTCGAGCCGATGACCGCCGTGACCTCACCGGGCCCGGCCACCAGGTCGATGCCGTGCAGCACCGGCTCCTCGGCGCCCGGATAGCGGAAGTCGGCGCCGCGGATCTCCAGGCGCCCCCCGCGGGGCAGCTCCCGCACCGGCGAGGCGGGCGGCAGCACGCTCGTCTCCGTGCGCAGCACCTCCTCGACGCGCTCGGCGCACACCTCGGCGCGCGGGACCATCATGAACATGAAGGTGGCCATCATCACGGCCATCACGATCTGCATCAGATACGCCAGGAACGCCGTCAGCGCGCCGATCTGCATCGCCCCGTCGGCGATCCGGTGCGCGCCGAACCACACCACGGCCACGCTGGAGAAGTTCACCACCGTCATCACGGTCGGGAACATCAGCGCCATCAGCCGCCCCGCCGACATCGACACATCGGTCAGCTCGGTGTTCGCGCCCTTGAACCGCTCCCGCTCGTACGCGTCCCGCACGAACGCCCGGATGACGCGGTTGCCGGTGATCTGCTCCCGCAGCACCCGGTTCACCGTGTCGAGCCGCTCCTGCATCGTCCGGAACAGCGGCTTCATCCGCAGCACGATCAGTGAGACGGCGACGCCCAGCACCGGGACCACCGCCAGCAGCACCGCCGACAGCGGCACGTCGAGACCGAGCGCCAGCACCACCCCGCCCACGCACATGATCGGCGCCGACACCATCAGCGTGAACGCCATCAGCACCAGCATCTGCACCTGCTGGACGTCGTTGGTGGTGCGGGTGATCAGCGACGGCGTACCGAAGTGCCCCAACTCCCGCGCGGAGAACGACTGGACCCGGTCGAAGACGGCCGCCCGTATGTCCCGGCCCAGCGCCGCCGCCGTCCGGGCCCCGTAGTAGACGGCGCCGATGTTGCCGACGACCTGCACCACGGACACCGCGATCATCACGGCGCCGTACCGCAGGATGTAGCCGGTGTCGCCCGTCACGACGCCCTTGTCGATGATGTCGGCGTTGAGCGTCGGCAGATAGAGGGTGGCGCCCGTCTGTACGAGCTGGAGCGCCACCAGGAAGGCTATGGCCCGTTTGTACGGCGCCAGATGGATGCGGAGAAGTTGTCGAAGCACGGACTCAACTATCGCCCCCGCGCCCCGTTCGTTACGACGGGTTTTCGACCCCCCGCCACGCCCGTCGGCCACGGCCGTCGGTCATGCCCCCGCCCCCGCTGTCCGCCACGCCCCCTCGGGCCATGCCCCTCCGCCGCGGCCGTCCGCCAGGGCCCTTCGCTACGAGCCGAACGCCCCCGGGTGCAGCTGGTCCCGCGTCGCCCCGTACTGCTGGCGCACCGCCTGACCCACCGCCAGCTCCTCACCCGGCTCGAACACCTGGGCGGCCGCGCCGTTCCACGCCGGCGGCGCCTGCGGGCTCAGCGTCCCGTGCGCCACGCCCAGCGCCCACGCCGCCTGCCGCGCCGCGCCCAGTGCCGTGTAGTCCGCGGGCTGCGGTACGACGACCTGCGCGCCGAAGATCGCGGGCGCCGCCGCCTGCACCGCCGGCAGCTCCGCCGCCGCGCCCAGCAGGAACACCCGGCGCACCGCCACACCGCGCCGCCGCAGCACGTCCATCGCGTCGGCGAGCGCGCACAGCATGCCCTCGAACGCCGCCCGCGCCAGGTGCTCCGGCTTCATCGACTCGCGCCGCAGCCCGCTGAGCGTGCCCGCCGTGTGCGGAAGCGGCGGCGTCCGCTCGCCCTCCAGGTACGGCAGCAGCACCAGACCCGAGGCGCCCGGCGTGGACTTCAGCGCCAGCGCCGACAGCTCCTCCAGGCTCTCCACGCCCAGCATCTCCGCCGTCCCGCGCAGCGCCCGTACCGCGTTCGACGTGTACACCACCGGCAGATGCGTGCCCGCGGCGTCCGCGAACGACGTGATCATGCCCTGCGGGTCGGCGAGCGCCTCGTGGTGCACCGCCATCACCGACCCGGACGCCCCCAGCGACACGACCGCGTCGCCGACGCCGAGGCCCAGCCCCAGCGCGGCGGCCATCGTCTCGCCGGTGCCCGCCGAGATCAGCAGCCCCTCCGGGGTCACCCCGGCGGCCTCCGACGGGCCCAGCACCTCCGGCAGCGCCACCCGGTGGCCGAGCGCCAGCTCCACCAGGTCCGGCCGGTACTGGCCTGTGGCCGCCGACCAGTAGCCCGTGCCGGACGCGCCGCCCCGGTCCGTGGTGCGCCGCGCGGGGCGGCCCAGCAGCTGCCACACGAGCCAGTCCTGCGGCTGGAGCACGGCGGCCACCCGTCGCGCGGCGTCCGGTTCCGTACGGGCCAGCCAGCGCAGCTTCGCGACGGGCTGCGCCGCCTGCGGGACGCACCCCACGGCGTCCGCCCACGCCTGTCGGCCGCCCAGCGCCTCCACCAGGTCGGCCGCGGCGACCTGCGCCCGCTTGTCGTTGCCGACCAGCGCGGGCCGCACGGTGCCGCCCTGCTGGTCGAGCGGGACGAGGCCGTTGCCCTGCGCGCACACGCCGATGGCCTGCACGCCCTCCAGCAGCCCGCCCGTGGCGGCCTCGCCGAGCGACAGGAGCCACGCCTGCGGATCGACCTCCGCGGCCTTCGGCTCGACGGGGTGGGCGGCGTACCCCTGGCGCAGAACGGCGCCCGTGTCCGTGTCGCAGACGACGATGCGCGTGAAACCCGACGAACTGTCCAACCCGGCGACTATCCCCATGAAGGAGATTCTGCCGTACTCCGCCCGGTGTCGGCGGGCGTCACCGGGCCGACCGGGCGCGGGCCGGGGCCCCGCCGGGCACCGGCCCGCCCGCCGGGCGACGGCGTCAGGTGTTGGTCGTGCCCCAGTCGTCCTCGGCGCCCTGGCCGCGGCCCCGCAGCGAGCGCACCCGCTCGGTCACCGACTCCGGCATCCGGTCCCCGACCTTGTCGCTCACCACGTGGTACGCCCGCCCGGCCACCTGCCGCCCGGTCTGCGCGGCCGTCTCGGCCGCGTTGCGCACCGCGGGATTGGCCGAAAGCTGCCGTGCCGACGTCCGCAACTGTTCGTACCGCTCCCGCCCGGCCCGCGTCCCGAGGACGTATCCGACGGCCACTCCAACGACGAACGTGAGCTTGTACCGCATGGCTGTCACCCTTCTCCGTAGGCGTCGGTGCCGGCCGCCTGCCCGCACGGGCGGAGGTCACACCCGGCCCGGGGCGATACCGATTGGCGGAGCACCCCCCAGCTTGCGCTAATGTATGTGTCGCAGCGAGCGAGCGCCGCCCGGGAGACCCCAGGTGGGTACGTTCGGTGCAACGCAGCAATCCCCTGTAGCTCAATTGGCAGAGCAGCCGGCTGTTAACCGGCAGGTTACTGGTTCGAGTCCAGTCGGGGGAGCGCGATCCCCTGTAGCTCAATTGGCAGAGCATTCGGCTGTTAACCGGAGGGTTGCTGGTTCGAGTCCAGCCGGGGGAGCGAGACGGAAGAGGGCCCCGACGGGGCCCTCTTCCGCGTTCCCGGCAGTGGTTTCCGGAGGTTCTTCCCGTGATCCGGAACCGCCGGGACCCGGCAGCCGTCCTCCAGGGCGTGCGTTGCCGACCATCCGGAGCAGGAGATCGTATGAGCGGCTATGCTGCGGCAGACGGCGCGCACAAATGTGCGCGACGCGCCGCACGGGGCGGTAGCTCAGCCGGTTAGAGCAGCGGACTCATAATCCGTCGGCCGTGGGTTCGAGTCCCACCCGCCCCACCACTGCGGTTCCCGGCAGGCGTGTCCGGCCGGCGGTTCTCGCCGGTCCGGTGGGCCGCTGTACGAGCCGGGAGAGGTGGCCCCGGCGTTTCCTCCCAGTGTGTGGAGCTCCCGTCGACGCCCCGCGCCGCGACACGCCCGCGTCACCCTCATGCCGCACCTCCGCCCCGGGCCCCGGCTTTCCGGGCC
This genomic window from Streptomyces thermolilacinus SPC6 contains:
- a CDS encoding ABC transporter ATP-binding protein — its product is MLRQLLRIHLAPYKRAIAFLVALQLVQTGATLYLPTLNADIIDKGVVTGDTGYILRYGAVMIAVSVVQVVGNIGAVYYGARTAAALGRDIRAAVFDRVQSFSARELGHFGTPSLITRTTNDVQQVQMLVLMAFTLMVSAPIMCVGGVVLALGLDVPLSAVLLAVVPVLGVAVSLIVLRMKPLFRTMQERLDTVNRVLREQITGNRVIRAFVRDAYERERFKGANTELTDVSMSAGRLMALMFPTVMTVVNFSSVAVVWFGAHRIADGAMQIGALTAFLAYLMQIVMAVMMATFMFMMVPRAEVCAERVEEVLRTETSVLPPASPVRELPRGGRLEIRGADFRYPGAEEPVLHGIDLVAGPGEVTAVIGSTGSGKSTLLGLVPRLFDATGGQVLVNGVDVRELDQALLARTVGLVPQRPYLFSGTVATNLRYGRPDATDEELWAALETAQAADFVRELEGGLDAPVAQGGTNVSGGQRQRLAIARTLVQRPEIYLFDDSFSALDYSTDARLREALARETADATVVIVAQRVSTIRDADRIVVLDEGRIVGAGRHHELMADNETYREIVLSQLTEAEAA
- a CDS encoding RNA polymerase sigma factor, which codes for MGAVTDRTGSDHLEVAPVQTQTLNDVVPVQDVPVQGPAPDHPETLPGTLPDGVPGLLDPFPEPPPARRAADRAAAAPSSDLFRQYLREIGRIPLLTAAEEVELARRVEAGLFAEEKLARTPDLDSQLAVDLDTLVVRGRMAKRRLIEANLRLVVSVAKRYVGRGLTMLDLVQEGNLGLIRAVEKFDYARGYKFSTYATWWIRQAMSRALADQARTIRVPVHVVELINRVIRVQRSMLQERGQEPTAEEVAARLDLPPERIGEVLRLAQEPVSLHAPVGEEDDVALGDLIEDGDAASPVETAAFLLLRQHLEAVLSTLGDREREVVQLRYGLADGRPRTLEEIGRLFGVTRERIRQIESKTLGKLRDHAFAEQLRGYLD
- a CDS encoding xylulokinase is translated as MGIVAGLDSSSGFTRIVVCDTDTGAVLRQGYAAHPVEPKAAEVDPQAWLLSLGEAATGGLLEGVQAIGVCAQGNGLVPLDQQGGTVRPALVGNDKRAQVAAADLVEALGGRQAWADAVGCVPQAAQPVAKLRWLARTEPDAARRVAAVLQPQDWLVWQLLGRPARRTTDRGGASGTGYWSAATGQYRPDLVELALGHRVALPEVLGPSEAAGVTPEGLLISAGTGETMAAALGLGLGVGDAVVSLGASGSVMAVHHEALADPQGMITSFADAAGTHLPVVYTSNAVRALRGTAEMLGVESLEELSALALKSTPGASGLVLLPYLEGERTPPLPHTAGTLSGLRRESMKPEHLARAAFEGMLCALADAMDVLRRRGVAVRRVFLLGAAAELPAVQAAAPAIFGAQVVVPQPADYTALGAARQAAWALGVAHGTLSPQAPPAWNGAAAQVFEPGEELAVGQAVRQQYGATRDQLHPGAFGS
- a CDS encoding ABC transporter ATP-binding protein, with translation MAGPGGMMRPGGGPGDRSADFKGSLRRLLRQLAREKAALWVMLVAGVLSVALGVVGPKILGWATDLVFSGVVGGGMEEGRTKEEVVGALREKGDDGLADMLSGVDFAPGRGIDFDAVGEVLLLALAVYMVAGLLMLVSTRMSIKVINRTVYRLREDVQAKLERLPLAYFDRAQRGEVLSRATNDIDNIGQTMQQTMGQLINSLLTIVGVLAMMFWISPLLALVALVTVPVSVVVAARVGKRSQPQFVRQWQATGRVNAHVEEMYSGHALVKVFGRQEEAAREFHERNEELYEAGFRAQFNSGVMQPLMFFVSNLNYVLVAVVGGLRVASGTLSIGDVQAFIQYSRQFSMPLTQVASMANLMQSGVASAERIFELLDAEEQPESPALERPAEVRGAVTLEKVSFRYEPDKPLIENLSLNVAPGQTVAIVGPTGAGKTTLVNLLMRFYEVTGGRIVLDGVDVARMSREELRASIGMVLQDTWLFGGTIAENIAYGAAADREVTREEIEAAARAAHADRFVRTLPDGYDTVIDDEGGGVSAGEKQLITIARAFLSDPVILVLDEATSSVDTRTEVLIQKAMARLAHGRTTFVIAHRLSTIRDADVILVMENGAIVEQGTHEGLLAAKGPYARLYAAQFAQAVAEVD